A stretch of Tigriopus californicus strain San Diego chromosome 11, Tcal_SD_v2.1, whole genome shotgun sequence DNA encodes these proteins:
- the LOC131890023 gene encoding protein turtle-like isoform X4, with protein sequence MSPSSSGRSQRRFKAMGVSDMPTSVPLVLFVILALCLHTVPGFPSAPSEADHITANAGDSVVFNCDVHFPEGKAVPYVVQYRKKGKDLPIYIWYANYPSHVDKEYAGRVSKIDSMDSIYGLASLNITNVNEKDRGWYNCEVLFLNRGPDTTNNGTWYHMDVHAPPYFMDTPDEIMYVNTHDSTILSCEAGGTPAPEILWFKGDKAIQISHRIGVFNDGTELRISNILERDLGDYTCIARNGVYNGSIHFTTKLVMAGAAVITDPPKNQTAAEGHGVSFECKGEANPGNISVAWFKDGIPIQSVRSPNFEASVTSDGTLVIRKAKSESQGRYTCKVSNGIGRPIEATAYLAIEYPARVTYHPDVQYIPRGLQGIIRCYIDSNPPIQFVTWTKDKRIYDPFGLPGVMAMENGSILIDRVTQEHAGDYVCTPYNIHGTGRSSKVMQVIIKDPPTMLRRPEQEYHRSVGDKITMPCRAIGTPKPKISWRRVDGHHLPRKRHKLYNGELTLDALHKSDHGVYECVVENEVATIVARTELKIERTTPHAPTNLTVANSQTFAVTIEWMPGYSGCAACQQTYKIRYREKDSKFPNWIELAVNPPDARKIRIHNLKSNTKYEFQVIGTNEYGDGMYSQIIEAQTKDLSVFNIKLLPRDSNGEIIYPMIPRIKDIPPGEAPPPATNLSLTQEAGGWVLRWQGPPKGSNVSYYTIQIKKNSQGGKWKPLTDQKIDVEEASYMFKNMGTAKSYLFRVFSHSVTSYSISEEHAYDLPENVKRRAVTAGLIGGILFFIVAIVLSVCTVKICNKRRRRKQERAIQEIQNSNVPTYNMVACRLSQTRNGGQMSQQVPLKRNGKSGIPAMRMSHSNSDPHPMYRPQTTKKSLSLRKGLMSMFDQTADCIMSLEERLVSINNNQTVHGQTHSNRAYWSNEPDYSDGKERARPFKLGSQRRGVKYSFHVEYPSSSGNRGLISRSKDGKFHLEDDDVNDEGGFEVALPPNRFRTRSVAIIAGYTSERLYSNMPPGAFVVESGMYKVGADREWERPEPIYWRQVVYGKNGSDGSGTLPKPPHPRSKQVGRLAEEDLKRLRAMEPSSTSINTINGNSSQQNLIRTSNLELVRADQGTAAGHVKLRASSPLDQQVPLTAWMSPIHNYSDVSSVSHQERSIPSTLLTNPTSSLSLTSPNLTAENTASSRSLKNTQRSTDLHTIPEHLPSEEEAPPAYSATPEQNLSVVQADIHHPGLPNQPRAYALPSQHPYWAAGHTYLNADVMFPNYALNYPAPVHGSISPSRQYPDLPTPTIPYWHSLYVQPAVDPRLWDLQNPLATSSPPIREAAGEAPPEYENMKYMSGRRTAMQPPTRPIKRKPPDLAQSRSKQNRHSAVIDGQLANRQDLNKPTVSVSSSSKNNPGTPGQSRSRAEDQLSLVSEVLDAEVTALTNSSSPGSYSNGGTFDGHEQHDLEEVQEAIKKAKERMGSPSTTTTTLGGGSLSQPEESSSSSGIPSKNNSQHQTSSSSSHSTSGSNANQASLMSPDLSSKSTLEPILEPIQPFYENWPPLKVGTGYLPAIQPKVHTYYGYQYVTGLPSGTLSIAPPGAELYLPPLTPHQTLGLLAKPQAASRAINRRVEVTPGADLNTSLDTPPSRFESRPGSSHSAPLLDVSIDRHYEFDARSPTEDLHYQNIREALPRQWNRPYLGYNPRARELELGTAASLAQSERVFSDSEIYSPVFPRGRPEPRENIHERVQAMKKEFQEYRQQQMELKQQQQHQETLGTGADGDSSTEANDGLGITKLESLI encoded by the exons TACCGGGATTCCCATCCGCTCCTTCGGAAGCGGACCACATCACTGCCAATGCTGGAGACTCTGTTGTCTTCAATTGTGACGTCCACTTCCCCGAAGGAAAGGCCGTGCCCTATGTGGTTCAGTACAGGAAAAAG ggcAAGGATCTTCCCATCTATATTTGGTATGCCAACTATCCATCCCACGTGGACAAGGAGTATGCCGGACGAGTCAGCAAAATCGATTCCATGGACTCCATCTACGGCCTGGCAAGCCTCAACATCACTAATGTCAATGAGAAAGACCGTGGATGGTATAATTGCGAGGTTCTCTTCCTCAACCGAGGACCGGATACCACCAAT AATGGAACTTGGTACCACATGGATGTCCATGCGCCACCCTATTTCATGGACACTCCGGACGAGATCATGTACGTCAACACCCATGACTCGACCATTCTCAGTTGCGAG GCGGGGGGCACTCCAGCGCCTGAGATCCTTTGGTTCAAAGGAGACAAGGCCATTCAGATCTCCCATCGGATCGGCGTCTTCAATGACGGGACGGAACTGAGGATTTCTAACATTTTGGAGCGTGATCTCGGGGATTACACGTGTATAGCGCGGAATGGTGTCTACAATGGAAGCATTCACTTTACCACCAAACTTGTGATGGCAG GCGCCGCTGTAATAACCGATCCGCCCAAGAATCAAACCGCAGCCGAGGGTCATGGCGTCAGCTTTGAGTGCAAGGGTGAGGCCAATCCAGGGAACATATCCGTGGCCTGGTTTAAGGATGGAATACCGATTCAATCGGTAAGGAGTCCCAATTTCGAAGCGTCTGTTACATCAGATGGAACGTTGGTGATCCGCAAGGCGAAATCCGAATCCCAAGGCCGCTACACGTGCAAAGTCAGCAACGGCATCGGAAGACCCATCGAAGCCACAGCTTACCTAGCAATTGAAT ATCCGGCCAGGGTGACGTACCATCCTGATGTCCAATATATTCCGCGAGGACTGCAGGGGATCATTCGGTGTTACATCGATTCGAATCCTCCAATTCAGTTTGTCACATGGACCAAAGATAAAAGAATTTATGATCCGTTCGGCCTGCCTGGAGTGATGGCCATGGAGAATGGTTCCATTCTCATTGATCGC GTGACCCAAGAACACGCGGGAGACTACGTCTGTACTCCTTACAACATTCATGGGACAGGGCGGTCCTCGAAAGTCATGCAAGTGATTATCAAGGATCCACCAACTATGCTCAGACGTCCAGAACAGGAGTATCACCGATCCGTGGGCGACAAAATCACCATGCCTTGTCGTGCTATTGGAACGCCTAAACCAAAGATCTCGTGGAGAAGG GTGGATGGGCATCATTTGCCTCGGAAACGCCATAAATTGTACAACGGAGAGCTGACCCTTGACGCTCTCCACAAAAGTGATCACGGAGTGTACGAGTGTGTGGTCGAAAACGAGGTGGCCACCATTGTGGCTCGAactgagctgaaaattgaacgaACCACACCTCACGCTCCCACCAATTTGACTGTGGCCAATTCCCAGACCTTTGCTGTCACCATCGAATGGATGCCCGGATATAGCGGGTGTGCCGCGTGCCAGCAGACTTACAAAATCAG ATATCGGGAAAAGGACTCGAAGTTCCCGAACTGGATTGAACTGGCCGTCAATCCCCCGGATGCGAGGAAGATTCGCATCCACAACCTGAAATCGAATACCAAGTACGAGTTCCAAGTGATTGGCACCAATGAATATGGAGATGGGATGTACAGTCAAATCATCGAAGCTCAAACCAAAG ATTTGTCAGTTTTCAATATTAAGCTCCTACCACGGGACAGCAACGGAGAGATCATTTACCCCATGATCCCGAGAATCAAAG ACATTCCCCCCGGCGAGGCTCCACCTCCAGCCACGAATCTATCGCTCACCCAAGAAGCCGGAGGATGGGTCCTTCGATGGCAGGGACCTCCGAAGGGCTCCAATGTGAGTTACTACACCATTCAGATCAAAAAGAACTCCCAAGGAGGCAAATGGAAGCCTTTGACCGATCAAAAGATCGATGTAGAAGAAGCCTCCTACATGT TTAAGAATATGGGCACCGCCAAGTCCTACTTGTTCCGCGTGTTCAGCCATTCGGTGACCTCGTATTCGATCTCGGAGGAACACGCCTACGATCTCCCGGAGAATGTGAAACGCCGAGCCGTGACGGCCGGTCTCATTGGGGGCATTCTTTTCTTCATAGTGGCCATTGTTCTCTCTGTGTGCACGGTCAAGATCTGCAATAAGCGAAGGCGGAGGAAACAGGAGAGAG ccattcaagaGATCCAGAACTCTAATGTGCCAA CTTACAATATGGTTGCATGCAGATTATCCCAAACTAGAAATGGTGGCCAAATGAGCCAACAAGTGCCTTTGAAGAG AAATGGAAAGAGCGGAATTCCAGCTATGAGGATGTCGCACTCTAATAGCGATCCTCATCCCATGTATCGACCTCAAACGACCAAGAAATCTCTCTCGCTTCGGAAAGGTCTTATGTCAATGTTTGACCAAACCGCTGATTGCATTATGTCTTTAGAGGAGCGCCTCGTATCAATCAACAATAACCAGACCGTCCACGGGCAGACTCACTCCAACCGTGCGTATTGGTCCAATGAGCCGGATTACAGTGATGGCAAGGAACGAGCTCGGCCGTTCAAATTGGGATCACAGCGACGTGGCGTCAAATACTCGTTCCATGTTGAATACCCTTCGAGCTCGGGGAACCGGGGCCTGATCTCACGTTCCAAAGATGGCAAATTTCATCTCGAGGATGACGATGTCAACGATGAGGGCGGGTTTGAAGTGGCATTGCCGCCTAATCGCTTCCGCACGAGGAGTGTGGCCATCATTGCCGGTTACACCTCGGAACGACTCTATAGTAATATGCCTCCGGGGGCTTTCGTTGTAGAAAGTGGAATGTACAAAGTAGGCGCGGATCGAGAGTGGGAACGCCCAGAGCCGATATATTGGCGACAG GTTGTCtatggcaaaaatggcagtgATGGCTCTGGCACCTTACCCAAGCCACCACATCCTCGAAGCAAACAAGTGGGCCGATTGGCGGAGGAGGATTTGAAGCGTCTCAGGGCCATGGAACCCTCTTCTACGTCAATCAATACCATTAATGGCAACAGTTCACAACAAAATCTCATTCGAACCAGTAACCTTGAACTGGTAAGGGCCGATCAGGGTACGGCCGCCGGGCATGTCAAATTGAGAGCGTCCAGCCCACTGGATCAGCAAGTGCCGCTCACCGCATGGATGAGCCCCATTCACAACTACAGCGACGTCAGCTCTGTCAGTCATCAAGAGAGGTCCATACCCAGCACCCTCTTGACTAATCCCACCTCCAGTCTCAGTTTAACTAGTCCAAACCTAACAGCGGAGAACACAGCCTCCAGCAGAAGCCTCAAAAACACTCAACGAAGCACAGACCTTCACACCATTCCTGAACATCTACCTAGTGAAGAGGAGGCACCACCCGCCTATTCTGCCACGCCTGAGCAAAATCTGAGTGTGGTTCAAGCCGACATTCACCACCCAGGCTTACCCAATCAACCCCGGGCCTACGCTCTTCCTTCCCAGCACCCATATTGGGCCGCAGGCCATACCTACCTCAACGCAGACGTAATGTTTCCCAACTATGCTTTGAACTATCCCGCTCCCGTACATGGTAGTATATCGCCTTCTCGGCAATATCCCGACTTGCCCACCCCGACCATTCCGTACTGGCATTCTTTGTATGTCCAACCTGCGGTGGATCCACGTTTATGGGACCTGCAAAACCCTTTGGCCACATCCTCCCCACCCATTCGTGAAGCGGCCGGTGAAGCTCCACCCGAGTATGAAAACATGAAGTACATGTCTGGCCGCAGGACTGCCATGCAACCACCAACCAGGCCAATCAAGCGGAAACCTCCCGACTTGGCTCAATCGCGATCCAAGCAAAATCGACATTCAGCTGTGATAGATGGACAATTGGCCAACCGACAAGATCTCAACAAACCAACTGTTAGCGTAAGTTCTAGTTCAAAAAACAATCCGGGAACCCCGGGTCAGAGTCGCTCAAGGGCAGAGGATCAGCTGAGCCTCGTGAGTGAAGTTCTGGACGCAGAGGTCACGGCCTTGACCAATTCATCGTCCCCGGGCAGCTACAGCAATGGTGGCACATTTGATGGGCACGAGCAGCATGATCTCGAAGAGGTCCAAGAGGCCattaaaaaagcaaaggaACGAATGGGCAGTCCGAGCACAACCACAACTACCCTGGGCGGCGGAAGTCTCTCTCAGCCTGAAGAATCCTCGTCCTCGAGTGGAATCCCTAGCAAAAACAATTCGCAACACCAaacttcttcctcctcctctcatTCAACATCGGGCTCCAATGCCAACCAGGCCTCTCTCATGTCCCCTGATCTCAGTTCCAAAAGTACTCTGGAACCCATTCTGGAGCCTATCCAACCATTTTATGAAAATTGGCCCCCACTCAAAGTTGGAACAGGGTATCTTCCAGCAATTCAGCCCAAAGTTCACACCTATTATGGCTACCAGTACGTGACTGGTCTGCCATCGGGAACACTGTCCATTGCGCCCCCGGGTGCCGAACTTTACCTCCCTCCTCTAACCCCTCATCAAACCCTAGGGCTCCTGGCAAAACCACAGGCCGCTTCTCGGGCCATTAACAGAAGGGTCGAGGTCACTCCCGGAGCTGACTTGAACACATCACTCGACACACCTCCTTCAAGgttcgagtcacgcccaggCTCCTCGCATTCTGCTCCTCTCTTAGACGTCAGCATTGACCGTCATTACGAGTTTGACGCCCGGAGTCCAACGGAGGACCTCCATTACCAAAACATACGAGAAGCCCTGCCCCGGCAGTGGAACCGCCCGTACTTGGGGTACAACCCTCGGGCTCGTGAGCTGGAATTGGGAACGGCCGCGTCATTGGCACAAAGTGAGAGAGTGTTCAGCGATTCGGAAATCTACTCACCTGTGTTTCCTCGTGGTCGACCTGAACCTCGGGAGAACATCCATGAGCGTGTGCAAGCCATGAAAAAAGAGTTTCAAGAGTATCGACAGCAGCAAATGGAGCTcaagcaacagcagcaacatcAAGAAACTCTCGGCACCGGAGCAGACGGCGATTCTTCGACGGAAGCTAACGATGGTCTCGGCATCACAAAACTTGAGAGTCTGATCTGA
- the LOC131890023 gene encoding protein turtle-like isoform X5: protein MSPSSSGRSQRRFKAMGVSDMPTSVPLVLFVILALCLHTVPGFPSAPSEADHITANAGDSVVFNCDVHFPEGKAVPYVVQYRKKGKDLPIYIWYANYPSHVDKEYAGRVSKIDSMDSIYGLASLNITNVNEKDRGWYNCEVLFLNRGPDTTNNGTWYHMDVHAPPYFMDTPDEIMYVNTHDSTILSCEAGGTPAPEILWFKGDKAIQISHRIGVFNDGTELRISNILERDLGDYTCIARNGVYNGSIHFTTKLVMAGAAVITDPPKNQTAAEGHGVSFECKGEANPGNISVAWFKDGIPIQSVRSPNFEASVTSDGTLVIRKAKSESQGRYTCKVSNGIGRPIEATAYLAIEYPARVTYHPDVQYIPRGLQGIIRCYIDSNPPIQFVTWTKDKRIYDPFGLPGVMAMENGSILIDRVTQEHAGDYVCTPYNIHGTGRSSKVMQVIIKDPPTMLRRPEQEYHRSVGDKITMPCRAIGTPKPKISWRRVDGHHLPRKRHKLYNGELTLDALHKSDHGVYECVVENEVATIVARTELKIERTTPHAPTNLTVANSQTFAVTIEWMPGYSGCAACQQTYKIRYREKDSKFPNWIELAVNPPDARKIRIHNLKSNTKYEFQVIGTNEYGDGMYSQIIEAQTKADGGLEWSVYPPTASPSEQSTSTDIPPGEAPPPATNLSLTQEAGGWVLRWQGPPKGSNVSYYTIQIKKNSQGGKWKPLTDQKIDVEEASYMFKNMGTAKSYLFRVFSHSVTSYSISEEHAYDLPENVKRRAVTAGLIGGILFFIVAIVLSVCTVKICNKRRRRKQERAIQEIQNSNVPTYNMVACRLSQTRNGGQMSQQVPLKRNGKSGIPAMRMSHSNSDPHPMYRPQTTKKSLSLRKGLMSMFDQTADCIMSLEERLVSINNNQTVHGQTHSNRAYWSNEPDYSDGKERARPFKLGSQRRGVKYSFHVEYPSSSGNRGLISRSKDGKFHLEDDDVNDEGGFEVALPPNRFRTRSVAIIAGYTSERLYSNMPPGAFVVESGMYKVGADREWERPEPIYWRQVVYGKNGSDGSGTLPKPPHPRSKQVGRLAEEDLKRLRAMEPSSTSINTINGNSSQQNLIRTSNLELVRADQGTAAGHVKLRASSPLDQQVPLTAWMSPIHNYSDVSSVSHQERSIPSTLLTNPTSSLSLTSPNLTAENTASSRSLKNTQRSTDLHTIPEHLPSEEEAPPAYSATPEQNLSVVQADIHHPGLPNQPRAYALPSQHPYWAAGHTYLNADVMFPNYALNYPAPVHGSISPSRQYPDLPTPTIPYWHSLYVQPAVDPRLWDLQNPLATSSPPIREAAGEAPPEYENMKYMSGRRTAMQPPTRPIKRKPPDLAQSRSKQNRHSAVIDGQLANRQDLNKPTVSVSSSSKNNPGTPGQSRSRAEDQLSLVSEVLDAEVTALTNSSSPGSYSNGGTFDGHEQHDLEEVQEAIKKAKERMGSPSTTTTTLGGGSLSQPEESSSSSGIPSKNNSQHQTSSSSSHSTSGSNANQASLMSPDLSSKSTLEPILEPIQPFYENWPPLKVGTGYLPAIQPKVHTYYGYQYVTGLPSGTLSIAPPGAELYLPPLTPHQTLGLLAKPQAASRAINRRVEVTPGADLNTSLDTPPSRFESRPGSSHSAPLLDVSIDRHYEFDARSPTEDLHYQNIREALPRQWNRPYLGYNPRARELELGTAASLAQSERVFSDSEIYSPVFPRGRPEPRENIHERVQAMKKEFQEYRQQQMELKQQQQHQETLGTGADGDSSTEANDGLGITKLESLI from the exons TACCGGGATTCCCATCCGCTCCTTCGGAAGCGGACCACATCACTGCCAATGCTGGAGACTCTGTTGTCTTCAATTGTGACGTCCACTTCCCCGAAGGAAAGGCCGTGCCCTATGTGGTTCAGTACAGGAAAAAG ggcAAGGATCTTCCCATCTATATTTGGTATGCCAACTATCCATCCCACGTGGACAAGGAGTATGCCGGACGAGTCAGCAAAATCGATTCCATGGACTCCATCTACGGCCTGGCAAGCCTCAACATCACTAATGTCAATGAGAAAGACCGTGGATGGTATAATTGCGAGGTTCTCTTCCTCAACCGAGGACCGGATACCACCAAT AATGGAACTTGGTACCACATGGATGTCCATGCGCCACCCTATTTCATGGACACTCCGGACGAGATCATGTACGTCAACACCCATGACTCGACCATTCTCAGTTGCGAG GCGGGGGGCACTCCAGCGCCTGAGATCCTTTGGTTCAAAGGAGACAAGGCCATTCAGATCTCCCATCGGATCGGCGTCTTCAATGACGGGACGGAACTGAGGATTTCTAACATTTTGGAGCGTGATCTCGGGGATTACACGTGTATAGCGCGGAATGGTGTCTACAATGGAAGCATTCACTTTACCACCAAACTTGTGATGGCAG GCGCCGCTGTAATAACCGATCCGCCCAAGAATCAAACCGCAGCCGAGGGTCATGGCGTCAGCTTTGAGTGCAAGGGTGAGGCCAATCCAGGGAACATATCCGTGGCCTGGTTTAAGGATGGAATACCGATTCAATCGGTAAGGAGTCCCAATTTCGAAGCGTCTGTTACATCAGATGGAACGTTGGTGATCCGCAAGGCGAAATCCGAATCCCAAGGCCGCTACACGTGCAAAGTCAGCAACGGCATCGGAAGACCCATCGAAGCCACAGCTTACCTAGCAATTGAAT ATCCGGCCAGGGTGACGTACCATCCTGATGTCCAATATATTCCGCGAGGACTGCAGGGGATCATTCGGTGTTACATCGATTCGAATCCTCCAATTCAGTTTGTCACATGGACCAAAGATAAAAGAATTTATGATCCGTTCGGCCTGCCTGGAGTGATGGCCATGGAGAATGGTTCCATTCTCATTGATCGC GTGACCCAAGAACACGCGGGAGACTACGTCTGTACTCCTTACAACATTCATGGGACAGGGCGGTCCTCGAAAGTCATGCAAGTGATTATCAAGGATCCACCAACTATGCTCAGACGTCCAGAACAGGAGTATCACCGATCCGTGGGCGACAAAATCACCATGCCTTGTCGTGCTATTGGAACGCCTAAACCAAAGATCTCGTGGAGAAGG GTGGATGGGCATCATTTGCCTCGGAAACGCCATAAATTGTACAACGGAGAGCTGACCCTTGACGCTCTCCACAAAAGTGATCACGGAGTGTACGAGTGTGTGGTCGAAAACGAGGTGGCCACCATTGTGGCTCGAactgagctgaaaattgaacgaACCACACCTCACGCTCCCACCAATTTGACTGTGGCCAATTCCCAGACCTTTGCTGTCACCATCGAATGGATGCCCGGATATAGCGGGTGTGCCGCGTGCCAGCAGACTTACAAAATCAG ATATCGGGAAAAGGACTCGAAGTTCCCGAACTGGATTGAACTGGCCGTCAATCCCCCGGATGCGAGGAAGATTCGCATCCACAACCTGAAATCGAATACCAAGTACGAGTTCCAAGTGATTGGCACCAATGAATATGGAGATGGGATGTACAGTCAAATCATCGAAGCTCAAACCAAAG CTGACGGGGGTTTGGAGTGGTCCGTGTACCCTCCTACTGCCTCACCCTCGGAACAATCCACTTCCACTG ACATTCCCCCCGGCGAGGCTCCACCTCCAGCCACGAATCTATCGCTCACCCAAGAAGCCGGAGGATGGGTCCTTCGATGGCAGGGACCTCCGAAGGGCTCCAATGTGAGTTACTACACCATTCAGATCAAAAAGAACTCCCAAGGAGGCAAATGGAAGCCTTTGACCGATCAAAAGATCGATGTAGAAGAAGCCTCCTACATGT TTAAGAATATGGGCACCGCCAAGTCCTACTTGTTCCGCGTGTTCAGCCATTCGGTGACCTCGTATTCGATCTCGGAGGAACACGCCTACGATCTCCCGGAGAATGTGAAACGCCGAGCCGTGACGGCCGGTCTCATTGGGGGCATTCTTTTCTTCATAGTGGCCATTGTTCTCTCTGTGTGCACGGTCAAGATCTGCAATAAGCGAAGGCGGAGGAAACAGGAGAGAG ccattcaagaGATCCAGAACTCTAATGTGCCAA CTTACAATATGGTTGCATGCAGATTATCCCAAACTAGAAATGGTGGCCAAATGAGCCAACAAGTGCCTTTGAAGAG AAATGGAAAGAGCGGAATTCCAGCTATGAGGATGTCGCACTCTAATAGCGATCCTCATCCCATGTATCGACCTCAAACGACCAAGAAATCTCTCTCGCTTCGGAAAGGTCTTATGTCAATGTTTGACCAAACCGCTGATTGCATTATGTCTTTAGAGGAGCGCCTCGTATCAATCAACAATAACCAGACCGTCCACGGGCAGACTCACTCCAACCGTGCGTATTGGTCCAATGAGCCGGATTACAGTGATGGCAAGGAACGAGCTCGGCCGTTCAAATTGGGATCACAGCGACGTGGCGTCAAATACTCGTTCCATGTTGAATACCCTTCGAGCTCGGGGAACCGGGGCCTGATCTCACGTTCCAAAGATGGCAAATTTCATCTCGAGGATGACGATGTCAACGATGAGGGCGGGTTTGAAGTGGCATTGCCGCCTAATCGCTTCCGCACGAGGAGTGTGGCCATCATTGCCGGTTACACCTCGGAACGACTCTATAGTAATATGCCTCCGGGGGCTTTCGTTGTAGAAAGTGGAATGTACAAAGTAGGCGCGGATCGAGAGTGGGAACGCCCAGAGCCGATATATTGGCGACAG GTTGTCtatggcaaaaatggcagtgATGGCTCTGGCACCTTACCCAAGCCACCACATCCTCGAAGCAAACAAGTGGGCCGATTGGCGGAGGAGGATTTGAAGCGTCTCAGGGCCATGGAACCCTCTTCTACGTCAATCAATACCATTAATGGCAACAGTTCACAACAAAATCTCATTCGAACCAGTAACCTTGAACTGGTAAGGGCCGATCAGGGTACGGCCGCCGGGCATGTCAAATTGAGAGCGTCCAGCCCACTGGATCAGCAAGTGCCGCTCACCGCATGGATGAGCCCCATTCACAACTACAGCGACGTCAGCTCTGTCAGTCATCAAGAGAGGTCCATACCCAGCACCCTCTTGACTAATCCCACCTCCAGTCTCAGTTTAACTAGTCCAAACCTAACAGCGGAGAACACAGCCTCCAGCAGAAGCCTCAAAAACACTCAACGAAGCACAGACCTTCACACCATTCCTGAACATCTACCTAGTGAAGAGGAGGCACCACCCGCCTATTCTGCCACGCCTGAGCAAAATCTGAGTGTGGTTCAAGCCGACATTCACCACCCAGGCTTACCCAATCAACCCCGGGCCTACGCTCTTCCTTCCCAGCACCCATATTGGGCCGCAGGCCATACCTACCTCAACGCAGACGTAATGTTTCCCAACTATGCTTTGAACTATCCCGCTCCCGTACATGGTAGTATATCGCCTTCTCGGCAATATCCCGACTTGCCCACCCCGACCATTCCGTACTGGCATTCTTTGTATGTCCAACCTGCGGTGGATCCACGTTTATGGGACCTGCAAAACCCTTTGGCCACATCCTCCCCACCCATTCGTGAAGCGGCCGGTGAAGCTCCACCCGAGTATGAAAACATGAAGTACATGTCTGGCCGCAGGACTGCCATGCAACCACCAACCAGGCCAATCAAGCGGAAACCTCCCGACTTGGCTCAATCGCGATCCAAGCAAAATCGACATTCAGCTGTGATAGATGGACAATTGGCCAACCGACAAGATCTCAACAAACCAACTGTTAGCGTAAGTTCTAGTTCAAAAAACAATCCGGGAACCCCGGGTCAGAGTCGCTCAAGGGCAGAGGATCAGCTGAGCCTCGTGAGTGAAGTTCTGGACGCAGAGGTCACGGCCTTGACCAATTCATCGTCCCCGGGCAGCTACAGCAATGGTGGCACATTTGATGGGCACGAGCAGCATGATCTCGAAGAGGTCCAAGAGGCCattaaaaaagcaaaggaACGAATGGGCAGTCCGAGCACAACCACAACTACCCTGGGCGGCGGAAGTCTCTCTCAGCCTGAAGAATCCTCGTCCTCGAGTGGAATCCCTAGCAAAAACAATTCGCAACACCAaacttcttcctcctcctctcatTCAACATCGGGCTCCAATGCCAACCAGGCCTCTCTCATGTCCCCTGATCTCAGTTCCAAAAGTACTCTGGAACCCATTCTGGAGCCTATCCAACCATTTTATGAAAATTGGCCCCCACTCAAAGTTGGAACAGGGTATCTTCCAGCAATTCAGCCCAAAGTTCACACCTATTATGGCTACCAGTACGTGACTGGTCTGCCATCGGGAACACTGTCCATTGCGCCCCCGGGTGCCGAACTTTACCTCCCTCCTCTAACCCCTCATCAAACCCTAGGGCTCCTGGCAAAACCACAGGCCGCTTCTCGGGCCATTAACAGAAGGGTCGAGGTCACTCCCGGAGCTGACTTGAACACATCACTCGACACACCTCCTTCAAGgttcgagtcacgcccaggCTCCTCGCATTCTGCTCCTCTCTTAGACGTCAGCATTGACCGTCATTACGAGTTTGACGCCCGGAGTCCAACGGAGGACCTCCATTACCAAAACATACGAGAAGCCCTGCCCCGGCAGTGGAACCGCCCGTACTTGGGGTACAACCCTCGGGCTCGTGAGCTGGAATTGGGAACGGCCGCGTCATTGGCACAAAGTGAGAGAGTGTTCAGCGATTCGGAAATCTACTCACCTGTGTTTCCTCGTGGTCGACCTGAACCTCGGGAGAACATCCATGAGCGTGTGCAAGCCATGAAAAAAGAGTTTCAAGAGTATCGACAGCAGCAAATGGAGCTcaagcaacagcagcaacatcAAGAAACTCTCGGCACCGGAGCAGACGGCGATTCTTCGACGGAAGCTAACGATGGTCTCGGCATCACAAAACTTGAGAGTCTGATCTGA